The proteins below come from a single Caulobacter segnis ATCC 21756 genomic window:
- a CDS encoding ArsJ-associated glyceraldehyde-3-phosphate dehydrogenase: MKTRVGINGFGRMGRLALRQGFDHPDLEFTHINEPKGGAAVSAHLLKFDSVHGRWPHAVEARDDAIVINGMPVRFSTSATVEGIGWQDVDVVLECSGKFRTQALLEPHFAGGVRKVIVSAPVKDDVLNIVMGINDHRYDPANDHIVTAASCTTNCLAPIVKVIHENLGIRHGVVTTIHDMTNTQAVTDTPLSDLRRARAASLSLIPTTTGSATAISLIYPELKGRLNGLAVRVPLLNASLTDAVFEVEKPTSVAEVNALFKAAADGPLHGVLGYEDLPLVSVDFKGDPRSAIIDADSTMVVAGTQVKVLGWYDNETGYVARMIDLTRKIGAALALDQMAAE, encoded by the coding sequence ATGAAGACGAGAGTTGGCATCAACGGCTTTGGCCGCATGGGACGGCTGGCGCTGCGCCAGGGCTTTGATCATCCCGACCTTGAGTTCACCCACATCAATGAGCCCAAGGGCGGCGCGGCGGTGTCGGCCCACCTTCTGAAGTTCGACTCCGTGCATGGCCGCTGGCCCCACGCGGTCGAAGCCAGGGACGACGCCATCGTCATCAATGGCATGCCGGTGAGGTTCAGCACATCGGCCACGGTCGAGGGCATCGGCTGGCAAGACGTCGATGTCGTGCTCGAATGCAGCGGCAAGTTCCGCACGCAGGCGTTGCTGGAGCCGCATTTCGCAGGCGGGGTGCGCAAGGTGATCGTCTCGGCTCCGGTCAAGGACGATGTCCTCAACATCGTCATGGGCATCAACGACCATCGCTATGACCCGGCCAACGACCACATCGTCACGGCCGCGTCCTGCACGACCAACTGCCTGGCCCCGATCGTCAAGGTGATCCACGAGAACCTCGGCATCCGCCACGGGGTGGTGACGACCATTCACGACATGACCAACACCCAGGCCGTCACCGACACCCCGCTGTCGGACCTGCGCCGGGCCCGGGCCGCCAGCCTGTCGCTGATCCCCACCACCACCGGCTCGGCCACGGCGATCTCGCTGATCTATCCGGAACTGAAAGGTCGGCTGAACGGCCTGGCCGTCCGGGTGCCACTGCTCAACGCCTCGCTGACCGACGCGGTGTTCGAGGTCGAAAAGCCGACCTCGGTCGCCGAGGTCAACGCCCTCTTCAAAGCCGCCGCCGACGGCCCGCTCCACGGCGTGCTGGGCTATGAGGATCTGCCGTTGGTCTCGGTCGACTTCAAGGGCGATCCGCGCTCGGCGATCATCGACGCCGACTCGACCATGGTCGTGGCCGGCACCCAGGTGAAGGTCCTGGGCTGGTACGACAACGAGACCGGCTATGTCGCCCGGATGATCGACCTGACCCGCAAGATCGGCGCGGCCCTGGCGCTCGACCAGATGGCGGCCGAATAG
- a CDS encoding EcsC family protein, with protein MSDVDWSPDDEAALALAVGLLEKETLTDTLLSIAGAAAGAGLKGLNALVPAKIGENLADVLAQVLEYTFDKVLLTVDRDGAGLTASSWFARLSVALSGGGGGLAGLPGTLVELPVTTALLMRGIAQVAAREGEDLSLPEAKLECLKVLAFGGPGLRDDEENEGYFATRIALATGLPRLAEQSLASIVPALAARVSGRFAPLVSAKIGTQGVAVVGAVAGLIVNSAFADHFERKGRGHFIVRRLERQYGEAAVRARYDAVKASARPAERGAVGKSGAASA; from the coding sequence ATGAGCGATGTCGACTGGAGCCCTGACGACGAGGCGGCCCTGGCGTTGGCGGTGGGGCTGCTCGAGAAGGAAACCCTGACCGACACCCTGCTGAGCATCGCTGGGGCGGCGGCGGGCGCGGGCCTCAAGGGCCTCAACGCCCTGGTGCCGGCCAAGATCGGCGAGAACCTCGCCGACGTTCTCGCTCAGGTGCTGGAGTACACCTTCGACAAGGTGCTGTTGACCGTCGATCGCGACGGCGCGGGTCTGACCGCGTCGAGCTGGTTTGCTCGCCTGAGCGTGGCCCTGAGCGGCGGCGGCGGCGGCCTGGCCGGCCTGCCGGGCACCCTCGTCGAGCTGCCGGTGACGACGGCGCTCTTGATGCGCGGCATCGCCCAGGTGGCCGCGCGCGAGGGCGAGGACCTGTCCTTGCCCGAGGCCAAGCTCGAGTGCCTGAAGGTGCTGGCCTTCGGCGGTCCAGGCCTGCGCGATGACGAGGAGAACGAAGGCTACTTCGCCACCCGCATCGCCCTAGCCACCGGCTTGCCGCGTCTGGCCGAGCAGTCCCTGGCCAGCATCGTGCCGGCGCTGGCGGCCCGGGTCTCGGGGCGCTTCGCGCCGCTGGTCAGCGCTAAGATCGGAACCCAAGGCGTGGCGGTGGTGGGCGCGGTCGCCGGTCTGATCGTCAATTCCGCCTTCGCCGACCATTTCGAGCGCAAGGGGCGGGGACACTTCATCGTCCGCCGCCTCGAACGCCAGTATGGCGAGGCGGCTGTGCGCGCGCGCTACGATGCGGTCAAGGCCAGTGCCCGACCAGCCGAGCGCGGCGCGGTCGGCAAGAGCGGCGCGGCGAGCGCCTGA
- a CDS encoding helix-turn-helix domain-containing protein, whose protein sequence is MTREAARAFDYIASGDASPAEALAVIREAGDMAGKAYGQRVYIALKAVTVRRLTSRRADDASAWIDVIRQSSALLKARGETLVGERLLVLSDMAADWARTCKVHDIKSLLERPHVLSILQALHEAGGRAKRADLARQLGIGDANFSRILGALEAVGLILRDRRKERTIGLTEEGARLAAERFGLLSQIKPVGAALVGRSVESVLKDVKRLVKDHGHQIATYEPTTHSIHFYGGDTSVFDGYSLRCEVHKSLDYVQADKRPVYFAGGVVASRNLVIARDPVSGVLGGKPTVTEKASGKGRSRGRD, encoded by the coding sequence ATGACTCGTGAAGCCGCGCGCGCCTTCGACTACATCGCTTCGGGCGACGCCTCGCCCGCGGAAGCGCTGGCGGTTATCCGCGAAGCCGGTGACATGGCGGGCAAGGCATATGGCCAGCGCGTCTATATCGCCCTGAAGGCGGTCACGGTGCGGCGGCTGACCTCGCGACGCGCCGACGACGCTAGCGCCTGGATCGATGTCATTCGCCAATCCTCCGCTCTGCTCAAGGCGCGGGGCGAGACGTTGGTCGGTGAGCGTCTGTTGGTCCTTTCGGACATGGCCGCCGATTGGGCGCGCACTTGCAAGGTTCACGACATCAAGAGTTTGCTGGAGCGGCCGCACGTGCTGTCGATCTTGCAGGCGCTGCATGAAGCAGGCGGCAGGGCCAAGCGCGCGGATCTCGCCAGGCAGCTCGGGATCGGCGACGCCAATTTCTCCCGCATTCTCGGCGCCCTTGAGGCCGTGGGCTTGATCCTGCGTGACAGGCGCAAGGAACGCACGATCGGCCTGACGGAGGAGGGCGCACGCCTGGCGGCTGAACGGTTCGGCCTGCTTTCCCAAATCAAGCCCGTGGGGGCGGCCCTGGTCGGGCGGTCTGTCGAGAGCGTGCTCAAGGACGTCAAGCGACTCGTCAAAGACCACGGGCACCAAATCGCGACCTACGAGCCGACCACCCATTCCATCCATTTCTATGGCGGCGACACGTCGGTCTTCGATGGCTACTCGCTGCGGTGTGAAGTCCACAAGTCCCTCGACTATGTCCAGGCCGATAAGCGGCCAGTGTACTTTGCCGGCGGAGTGGTCGCGTCGCGCAACCTGGTCATCGCACGTGACCCGGTGTCGGGCGTCCTTGGCGGCAAGCCGACCGTCACCGAGAAAGCCTCGGGCAAGGGCCGATCGCGCGGACGCGACTAA
- a CDS encoding tyrosine-type recombinase/integrase — translation MLTDSKLKSLKPQAKMYKVADRDGIFVAVAPSGTVSFRLDYRINGRRETLTLGRYGVGGITLVRARELAMEARKAVRDGQSPMIERRRAKAAQRDCGTFGEWAERWFEKATMAQSTRDMRRSIYLRDVAKVFQNRRLHEIEAMDIRLACEAIVARGAPATAIHVRELVKQVYAFARLHGAKVDNPATDVSPSSIAKFQPRERSLTPKEIRIFYSLLEMVPTLPTIRLGMKLILLTLVRKSELVFATWDEVDFVNAIWCIPAARMKCGRPHNVYLSRQALDILIALRTCAGNSPYILPSRYEADQPMSRATFNRVTTAIAERAEENQQALAPFTVHDLRRTGSTLLNEVGFEADWIEKCLAHVDRRTSRRVYNVAEYAHARTHMLQEWADMVDAWAAGRKHTPTLQPSVSHGVILDPGA, via the coding sequence ATGCTCACGGACAGTAAGCTCAAGTCCCTGAAACCACAGGCGAAAATGTACAAGGTGGCGGATCGTGACGGTATTTTCGTCGCGGTCGCTCCGAGCGGGACGGTGTCGTTCCGCCTGGACTACCGGATCAACGGCCGCCGAGAGACGCTAACCCTTGGCCGGTATGGGGTTGGCGGCATTACCCTGGTGCGCGCCCGGGAGCTGGCCATGGAGGCCCGCAAGGCCGTCCGCGATGGTCAATCGCCGATGATCGAGCGCCGTCGCGCCAAGGCCGCGCAGCGCGATTGCGGGACGTTCGGCGAATGGGCCGAGCGCTGGTTCGAGAAGGCCACCATGGCCCAGAGCACCCGCGACATGCGCCGGTCGATCTATCTGCGCGATGTGGCCAAGGTGTTCCAAAACCGGCGCCTGCATGAGATCGAGGCGATGGATATTCGCCTGGCGTGCGAGGCGATCGTGGCACGCGGGGCGCCGGCGACCGCCATTCACGTCCGGGAGCTGGTCAAGCAGGTCTATGCCTTCGCCCGCCTGCACGGCGCCAAGGTCGACAATCCCGCCACCGACGTCAGTCCATCCTCGATCGCCAAGTTCCAGCCGCGAGAACGGTCTCTGACGCCCAAGGAGATCCGGATCTTCTACAGCCTGCTGGAGATGGTCCCGACCCTGCCGACCATTCGCCTGGGCATGAAGCTCATCCTGCTGACCCTGGTGCGCAAGAGCGAGCTGGTGTTCGCCACCTGGGACGAGGTCGACTTCGTCAACGCCATCTGGTGCATCCCCGCCGCCCGGATGAAGTGCGGCCGGCCGCATAACGTCTATCTGTCGCGCCAGGCGCTCGACATCCTGATCGCCCTGAGAACCTGCGCGGGCAATTCGCCCTACATCTTGCCGTCGCGCTACGAAGCCGATCAGCCGATGTCGCGCGCCACCTTCAACCGGGTGACGACCGCGATCGCCGAGCGCGCCGAGGAAAACCAGCAGGCCCTGGCGCCGTTCACGGTCCACGACCTGCGCCGGACCGGCTCGACCCTGCTCAACGAAGTCGGGTTCGAGGCCGATTGGATCGAAAAGTGCCTGGCCCACGTGGATCGCCGGACGTCGCGGCGGGTCTACAACGTCGCCGAATACGCCCACGCACGGACGCACATGCTGCAGGAGTGGGCCGATATGGTCGACGCCTGGGCCGCTGGTCGTAAGCACACGCCGACCCTGCAGCCTTCGGTGAGCCACGGCGTCATCCTGGACCCAGGCGCATGA